A portion of the Bacteroides faecium genome contains these proteins:
- a CDS encoding O-acetylhomoserine aminocarboxypropyltransferase/cysteine synthase family protein, whose translation MATKNLHFETLQVHVGQEQADPATDARAVPIYQTTSYVFHNSAHAAARFGLQDPGNIYGRLTNSTQGVFEQRVAALEGGVAGLAVASGAAAITYAFENITRAGDHIVAAKTIYGGSYNLLAHTLPSYGITTTFVDPSDLSNFEKAIQENTKAVFIETLGNPNSNIIDIEAVSEIAHRHKIPLIIDNTFGTPYLIRPIEHGADIVVHSATKFIGGHGSSLGGVIVDSGKFDWVASGKFPQLTEPDPCYHGVRFVDAAGPAAYAIRIRAILLRDTGATISPFNAFILLQGLETLSLRVERHVENALKVVNFLNNHPKVKKVNHPSLANHPDHALYQRYFPNGASSIFTFEVKGGQEEAHRFIDSLEIFSLLANVADVKSLVIHPASTTHSQLNAQELVEQEIYPGTVRLSIGTEHIDDLIADLEQALAKI comes from the coding sequence ATGGCAACAAAGAATTTACACTTCGAGACTTTACAGGTACATGTAGGACAAGAACAGGCAGACCCGGCAACAGATGCCCGTGCAGTACCTATTTATCAGACTACTTCTTATGTATTCCACAATTCGGCTCACGCTGCCGCACGTTTCGGCCTGCAAGACCCGGGAAATATCTACGGTCGTCTGACTAACTCTACCCAAGGAGTTTTTGAACAGCGCGTAGCTGCCCTTGAAGGTGGAGTAGCGGGTCTGGCTGTCGCTTCCGGTGCTGCCGCTATCACTTATGCATTCGAGAACATCACTCGTGCCGGCGACCATATTGTAGCAGCCAAGACCATCTATGGTGGGAGTTATAATTTACTGGCGCATACCCTGCCCAGCTATGGTATCACAACGACTTTTGTTGACCCCAGCGATTTATCGAACTTTGAAAAAGCTATCCAAGAGAATACGAAAGCGGTATTTATCGAGACATTAGGTAATCCGAATTCTAATATCATTGATATAGAAGCGGTATCCGAAATAGCTCACCGCCACAAAATTCCTTTGATTATAGACAATACATTCGGCACTCCTTATTTAATCCGCCCCATCGAACATGGAGCAGATATCGTAGTACATTCAGCAACGAAATTCATTGGCGGACATGGTTCTTCATTAGGTGGAGTGATTGTTGATTCCGGTAAGTTCGACTGGGTAGCTTCCGGCAAGTTCCCGCAACTCACGGAACCCGACCCTTGCTATCACGGAGTACGCTTTGTAGACGCTGCCGGGCCGGCCGCTTACGCTATCCGTATCCGTGCCATTCTGCTGCGTGATACTGGGGCAACTATCAGCCCATTCAATGCTTTCATCCTGCTGCAAGGACTGGAAACTCTTTCATTGCGTGTAGAACGTCATGTGGAAAACGCCCTGAAAGTAGTGAATTTCTTAAACAATCACCCAAAAGTAAAGAAAGTGAACCACCCGTCATTGGCCAATCATCCCGACCACGCATTGTATCAGCGTTATTTCCCGAATGGCGCCAGTTCCATCTTTACCTTCGAAGTGAAAGGCGGACAGGAAGAGGCACACCGCTTCATTGACAGTCTGGAGATATTCTCATTGCTTGCCAATGTTGCTGACGTTAAGTCACTCGTGATTCATCCGGCAAGTACTACCCATTCACAGCTTAATGCGCAGGAACTTGTCGAGCAAGAAATCTATCCGGGCACTGTCCGCCTGTCCATAGGAACAGAGCATATTGACGATTTGATTGCCGACCTGGAACAGGCACTTGCCAAAATCTAA
- a CDS encoding IclR family transcriptional regulator has protein sequence MENTEQSLEKADDNYKVPNLEKGIAVIEYLSSRAEGETLQEIKQALDISQTTAYRILNTLVRLDYLSFSEDAKRYKLTRKLLTLGFRALNEHNLLETVLPHLRDLRDRVKETACFGVLGDEKGIFIEQARGHHAFCFVLSPGKPFELHCSAPGKAIMAYLPVTVRNRYLSYMTFPRYNSRTITSREAYLEELEKVYQQGYALDNEEELSGVICVGAPVLNYTGYPCGSIWISGPKDRLTEEQLRSTVQIVKEIAGQISSELGYRRV, from the coding sequence ATGGAAAATACAGAGCAAAGTCTGGAAAAAGCAGACGATAATTATAAAGTGCCTAATTTAGAAAAAGGCATTGCAGTGATTGAATACCTTTCTTCACGGGCGGAAGGGGAGACATTGCAGGAAATCAAGCAGGCGCTTGATATATCGCAGACTACTGCCTACCGCATCCTGAATACATTGGTACGTCTGGATTATCTTTCTTTTAGTGAAGATGCCAAGCGGTATAAGTTAACCCGGAAATTGCTGACACTGGGTTTCCGTGCGCTGAATGAACACAATTTGCTGGAAACAGTCCTGCCGCATCTGCGTGATTTGAGGGACAGGGTGAAAGAGACAGCCTGTTTCGGTGTATTGGGAGATGAAAAAGGTATTTTTATCGAACAGGCACGGGGACATCATGCGTTCTGCTTTGTATTGTCGCCGGGCAAACCTTTTGAGTTGCACTGCTCCGCACCGGGAAAAGCCATCATGGCTTATCTGCCCGTAACCGTCCGCAACCGTTATCTTTCTTATATGACTTTCCCCCGTTATAATTCCCGTACGATTACTTCACGGGAAGCTTACCTGGAAGAACTGGAAAAAGTTTATCAGCAGGGATATGCTTTGGATAACGAAGAAGAATTGAGCGGAGTGATTTGCGTGGGTGCACCTGTCCTCAATTATACGGGATACCCCTGTGGTTCTATTTGGATTTCAGGTCCCAAAGACCGTCTGACGGAAGAACAGTTGCGAAGCACCGTGCAGATTGTCAAGGAGATAGCCGGGCAGATTTCATCCGAACTGGGATACAGGAGAGTTTAA
- a CDS encoding Lrp/AsnC family transcriptional regulator, with the protein MSTLEKLDKVDLQILRTLQENARLTTKELAARVSLSSTPVFERLKRLESGGYIKKYIAVLDAEKLNQGFVVFCSVKLRRLNRDIAAEFTRIIQDIPEVTECYNISGSYDYLLKIHAPNMKYYQEFILNVLGTIDSLGSLESTFVMAEVKHQYGIHI; encoded by the coding sequence ATGAGTACATTAGAGAAACTGGATAAAGTAGATTTGCAAATACTCCGTACTTTGCAAGAGAATGCCCGTCTGACTACCAAAGAGCTGGCTGCGCGGGTGAGTTTGTCATCAACCCCTGTATTCGAACGTCTCAAACGTCTCGAAAGTGGCGGTTATATAAAGAAGTATATCGCCGTACTCGATGCGGAAAAGCTGAATCAGGGATTTGTGGTATTTTGCAGTGTGAAGCTCAGGCGGCTGAATCGGGATATTGCTGCCGAATTTACCCGAATCATACAGGATATTCCCGAAGTGACCGAATGCTATAACATATCGGGTAGCTATGATTACTTATTGAAGATTCATGCTCCCAATATGAAATATTATCAGGAGTTTATTCTGAATGTATTAGGCACGATTGATAGCCTGGGTTCGTTGGAAAGTACCTTTGTGATGGCCGAAGTGAAGCATCAATATGGGATACATATTTAG